The genomic stretch AATCGTTCtaacaaatttatttttttttcagtcagcTCGGAACCACTACTAAAATTAAATTACAATCAAATGATCACATCAAAAAGGGACCATTATAACCTGTCcatatttctctcttttttttcaatCGTTATTTGTGCTCGTctgaaaaaaagcaaaacaataaaacaaaaaaacaaacagaaaaataaaatgaaaataaaaacaacacGTAATACaagattttggggaaaaaaataaattaccgtTCTGCAGCAAGTTCATAGGTATTCTGAATAAAATATTAAAAGAAGTCATTTGATGAAAATATAAAGCAAATTTTTTTTAGATCAGTTATCGATCTAATATTTTTTTATCGCTGTCTTTAAGTCTGTTTTCATAGTTAACCTACCAAAAAAACACACCGCTTGGAAAATGCAGTATTGTTGGATCTGATCGTGGTTGGCAACGGACTTTAGAAGAGGTGTAGTTACTGTGAGTGCAGATACAGAAGTccacaattatttttttgtttttaaatattattattaaatccttttttttatagtttattgggtttcagtaaaaaaaaatctcaagggTCATGGGTAAGGATTCAAGGTAAAAAGAGCCACGAGAAAAATAGGTTTTTTTGACATCTTAAAATGATTCCCTCTGTACAGTTGTGGCTGGTGGGATGTAGAGCTGAAAGTTCAGGAAACAGAACATCTATCCTCTGTTTGCTTACCCTGCTCATTTGCGCAGGATAAATGTATTCCAATGTATTTATTTGCTTCAATATAGTCACTTTTGTGTGCATATTTCATTGCTTGGCTGGCTGAAATGAAAGCACATTTTGTTCCCATGACTGGTAGCCATGAATAGATGTCTAATAGTTGCTGCAAGGTCCAGGCACCCTTATATTTCCCTGTTTAGTAAAGCCACGGGTATAATAAAAACTGAAACGTTTTCTTGGGTTCAGAAAAGCCAGAGAATACAGCGTATTCTTCTTattgttgttatatgcagtgatacaGGCACACTTGCTGGATCTAGACAAATGTGGCAGAGTGGCATGTCTATTTTGTCATTGCTGATCTTGGGCAGGAGATaaggcaaataaaaaaataataaaaatagagTATATattaaaaggaattatttgcagttTTTTGGTGTCCACCCATGTGCCAGAGCGTCAGTGTGGTAATGGGATTGCCCTGTATTGATGAATGATGTCCCTCATTCTTGGCCTGCGTAGTCTCTGTATTTCTGAATGTGTTTGTAAAAAAAGAGCAGTCTGGGTGAGGGTGGCTGTGTGTGATGGTTATGTCCCGTGGCTTCACTGGCCAGGCAGCTGCTGGGTGCCCACTCCAGTCATTGCACACTAGTTTGCATCCCGTGGTGAGGGGGCGGTGTGTCAGCCCCCACATTGCCCACCTGGGAGTAGACATCATCTGGCGTCTGTTGCTGGATTCCTGGTGGGGTCATCCTCTTCTCCTTCTGCCTTCGGTTACAGAACCACACTCGGACCACCTCTTTCTCCAGCTGAAGACTGTCCGCTAGGCTGGTGATCTCCTGGGCTGAGGGTTTGGGGCACTTGAGAAAGTGGCTCTCCAGTGCTCCCTTCACGCTCACCTCGATGGaggtcctcttcttcctcttccttcccTGGGCTGCGATTTTGTCGATGCTGGTCGGGCTGCCCGTGGAGGAGTCGGCCTCCTCCAGCCACTTGTTGAGCAGGGGCTTCAGTTTGCACATGTTCTTGAAGCTGAGCTGCAGCGCCTCGAACCTGCAGATGGTGGTCTGAGAGAAGACATTGCCATAGAGGGTGCCCAGTGCCAGGCCCACATCCGCCTGGGTAAAGCCCAGCTTTATCCTCCGTTGTTTGAACTGTTTGGCAAATTGCTCTAGGTCATCCGAGGTCGGAGTGTCCTCGTCTGAGTGGGGGTCGTGGCTGTTCACTccgtggagctgctgctgctgctgctgttgatggtgctgctgatgctgttgctggtggtgatgatgatggTGATGGCCAGGGTGGTCCCCCAGTTCTGGTGTGTCCCCCCTGACAAGGCCCGGGTGCACCAGGCTCTGGCTCCCTGGAGGAGGGCTCAGCATACCGTTCACAGTGAATGCCCCGGACTGGGAGTAGAGGAGcgcttgttgctgctgctgttgctgctgctgctgttgctgcgccCCTCCTGCCATGGACTGGATGTGCGATGCGGCCGCCGCTCCCCAGCCGCCCTGGTGCCCTTGGTGCGGTCCTAGGTGAGGCGGTCGGTGATGCAGGGCAGCCCCCGGATGCAGTTCGTCCCTCCCAGCTCCCCCCTTCACGTCCTGCTGTTGCTGAGGATGTTGCGGGCTGCCGGTCATCCCCACCGGGCTGCTGGACCAAGGGGACCCCGcctcggccgccgctgctgccgccgccgccgctgctgcagcCGCATGTGGCAGCGCCGTCACCCACTGGTGCGCGTGGCTCAGCATGTGGCCCCCGTTGCTGGCCGCCATGGCCCCCTGCATAAAGTCGCTCTGCACCATCTTCACCGTGGGGTCCCCCCGGTAGCCGCCTGACACGGAGGTGACCGCTGCGCTGCCCGGCTGcatgccccctcctccccccgagTCCGAGTGCACGATGGAGCCGGGGGACAGGATGCTGTTGCTGGGGAGGTAGGGGTTAGAAGCAGCCGTGGCCATGGCTTCCCCCCTGCCTGCTGCTATCCACAGGTTTGGGGCTTCCTCTTCTCCTCCCCCGCAGCCCGAGAACGGTTCCCCCTTGAGATGCACTTTTGTCCTTGGAGGAGAAGCCCTTTGCCAGTATGTCCAGGCGGgggcttccaccctcctccccgcAGTGCTCACTTCACCTGCCAGCGGATTAGAGTCCCTCACTGCCGTGCCCCTGCTCTCCCGGGCATGGGGAAGGGCTGCAGGATCACAACTTGGCTTCTAGGTAGATCCCAAACTTCCTGGGAGGATGCTGATGCTGCATTACACAAAGTTGCTGTGCTTGAAGAGCAGCTCCCTCTTGGAGCAGGATGCCAGTGctgatgtgtgctgctgctgagggtgctgctgctgctgagggtgCTGCACAGGTAGTGGAAGCAGTGTGTGCTGATGACACATCCTCCTATAGCAGCAGCGCTGTGCTCATCTCCCGGCTGTAGTGCTGGGCTCCcctcctgtgtgctgctgctgggtcactcctgtgtgctgctgctgctgggtcccTCCTGTTCTGGTGCTGCTGGGCTCCCCTTCTGTGTTAGCTGCTGGGGTCcctcctgtgtgctgctgctgggcacCCCTCCTGTGTGCTGTTGGGGTCCCTCCTGTGTACTGCTGTTGCTGGGCAcccctcctgtgctgctgctgctgctggggtccCTCCTGTGTGAGCTGGGCTCCCTCCTGTACACACTAACTCCAGTGGAAGTTGTCTGGGCTGGCTTGCACTGCTGATcagcctgtgtgtgacagcttggCGTGTCCCTCCCTCACTGAGCGGGGACTGGAGAATGTTTCCCCTGCACGGAGCGCGCACACCACCACACTAGCCCAAATACTAGGAAGCCGAGAGCAGGGCCCCTGCTGATTGGCTCCACGCTGAGTGATTGACACCCCGGCATTGACTGGCTCAAGACGCGAACCCCCTCCTTCCGGCCGTTTCGATTGGTTGCTTTTTAATTTAAGGAAAATGTCGTAGGAGCTGGGAAATCTGGACCCCCTTAAaacacacatttatatatatatatatacacactagtgTTCCTTCCTTCAACTTAGCTCCTGGGACCGACCAATGAGCCTCACATACCAGCCTCGGAGATGGCCAAGAAGAAAGAGGATTAGGAAATGGGTGATGTCATCGGACGACCGTTCCTTCTGCTGATCGTCCCTGGGAAACAATTAGGTTACTGCAAAACTGTAAACACAAAATAACACAAATATCTGCATATCCATATGCAAAGTTGGGGTCTCAACAGACACCAGTGTATgtgtgcagtatatatatatatatgatactaTATTTATTCCAATATGCTGTATTGCCTTATTGATGAATAGACATACATAAGcagataggtatatatatatatatatatatatatatatatatatatatatatatatatatatatatgtatgtatgtatgtatgtatatatatatatatatatatatatatatatatatacacacaatgtgTTCCCGCAGGATTATACACATACTCTCATATGCTCTCTGATGATGTGATGGGGATTCCCTCATGCTTCTCACTTTACTAAATTACAACGTGACCATCTCTTTACCATTTTTATTCCTAAGCCCCGGTGACACAGGGCTGTATTTCCAGGATATATTTATTTTGATGTTCCATCAGGCAGCTTTCTATTGAAATCCTCCTAGCGAGAGTTAAGaggagggggagaggtggaggcAACCAAGCGGAAACATAGCACAGGCAACCTCAGTGATCCAAGGCAAAGAAAGAGAGAGTGGCAACCAAAACAAGGGCGAATTGAGCTTTCCTCTGGGACTTACTCTCAAACTGCTCTTCTCGGACACATCCAAAGTTCCTGTGAAGGAGTAGGATGAGATGATCCCCAGTGCAGAGGGGACCCTGTTGGTCACTGCATGGTGCTGAGAGTACagtgggagcccccccccccccagtataggtgaaggTGTGTGATATTATACATACttcctctccctccttctccaGCTCCTGTGTAGTGAGTGGTGTCCCCCCAGAATAGGCATGTGTGTGGCTGAGCTTATTCTACATCAGCATCCcatcagcttccctgcagcccacgCGTGAGCTGAACACCAACTGCGGTGGGCATGcacacatctccccccccccccccccacacacacacacaaaactacCCCTGTGATCTGCTCCAGCTCTGCCCACCTATagtaaagaaaacaaaataaacaaaactaAAACATAAGAAACTGCCATCTGAAATGGCAAGACATGCATAGAGCAATTGTACCATCCAATCTGCACACAACGTGTttttgttcccctgtgtcctTCCAGGGCTCCAATATTTCTCTCTGCAGAGGAGATATAACACAGATCGCATTGAATAAAGCTGAGATCTCCAGGTGCAGGCGGTTAAATAGTCGCTGCCAGAACCCCATGTTTTCCTTTCCAGCCGATTTTGCTTGGATCCGGCTCAAAAAAGCGAGTGAGTCTCGTGGTTTTGTTTACACTGAATGGGGAGGATAGGAACCGTGCCATGGGGCCGGCTTTCATTAATATACAGTGAGGATTTTGTCTAAATTACTGCTATGAATTTCACAGTACAAGCTTTCAAAAGGCGTCTCAGGTGGCCCGATGCAACGTGATAGCTTCTTAGCAAACAGATCTACTTTCCACCTCCAAGAtgatggggtgggggggagatGTACACATAATATCAGGGAAAAAAGAAGGATGCATCCCTACAACCACAAATATATACTTGTTTGGAAGTAGtttttttcaccccccccccccccccccaatccctccTCTCCTACCCACCCCTCTCCTTTATACAATGCGATTGTTTTGTctagagaggggaaaaaaaacaacctaaAGTATAACAAGGGGAGAACAGTTAGTgctgattttcatttgcataaatTTTCATATATTTTGGTGAAAATAATAGACTAGTGGAGAGCTTGTCTTAGAGGAGTCAGTGCAAAGGGGGACTGGCACAGGCTCGCTTCGATGGAGATCCCCGTTGAAGGCTTCTTTCTCCACTGCCAGCCATTTATATAGGCAGCAAAAAATCAGGGCTcactctttttttaaaaaatgcattgtaTCTTATTGCTCCCGGAAGAGCTGCAGCTGTGTGAGTATGAGTTCATTTTTTTGCAGATTGCTTTCAAGGGCAGCCAGGCTTGTGTAGAGGATTGTGTCTGTCGTCTTCTGCTCATTCTCTCTGTTTAGAAACATCTATGGATTTTTGGCTTAAAATACACTCATTAGGCAGtacatgattattattatttttttccttcatCTGTTTAACAGTAGGTTATTCCCAACACCAGCGAGCTAAGTGTGCAGCAGATTGGGGAACAGTGCTGGGTCTGGGGTGAGAATCTACATTGCTGAGCTGGGCTCTGATGTTGGGGTGGCCCTTGCTTTTGTGGAACCCCTTTCACTGAGACAGAGCTGTGCAATATACGGGgggaaggcaaggttctcctctgACAAAACGATTGTGAAAGCCTGTTTATATGACAATTCCAAAAGCTCCTGTCCTGCTGCTGGAAGGGACTGTCTGCCTTAGTAAACCGATACAGAGCTGGGATTCATCTGGTGGAGGTGACTGGTGGCTGTAATGTGTGTTGGGGTATATTGGAGAGGCCTTTACACTCTCATTTTTATGTATTAATCACAAGTGGCCGTTTGCAGGcgttcatcagagctgtcagtaGCCATGATGCATGGGGCCGCTTGTTCTGGAGATCTGGATGCCAATAGCTGTCAGTGGCTCATTTAACAGTGGCCATTGGACTTTTTGcctgcttaaaataacttttttttttttttttaaggaaacccTCATCAGAAACGTGTAGTGCGGGGTAAGTGGCAAAGTGCATAGAGCACAGGCTGGTATATTGGGGTACCATCTAATCCCCCCAGTCTCTCTTCTCTCCTCGGAGGCACACTCACAAGATCTCTTTAAAAGAGATTAACTATGTGTGCCCCATTGCAACAGATGCCAGATACAGCAGCTCCCTGAAGATCATTTGTTTTCCTGACAGGGAAcatttctgagcaaagcataTTGGTTGCCATAGAGAGGAAAAGAAAAGgaggaacactggccacattaagcTATATGTTTGTGCACTGGGCTTTAGATAAAAGAGCTCAGCTTTGAAGCAGCCACAGGGAGCAGCACACAGCAAAAGCCCTTTAACTTGCTGCAACCAGCTTTATTTTTTTGTGTcggatttctttcttttttttttcttccttacttTTTAAACGCACCAGGTAATTTTATTGGCTGTTTTCAGTTTTATATGATACGGCTTGCTGAGCAAAATAAACTTTTTAAGTGTTCCTTAAATACCGGTGGCGCGTAGTGTCCAGCAGGGGGCGCAGCTGGTGAGTAAATACACACAGGAAGAAAACTTCTCTATTCACTTTATTGTTAAGTTGCTGGCTAAAGCAATATATCACTTATTTTCTGTTTTCGGCTACCATTAACCCTATCCTGGCTCAGGGGAATAGGCTGATTGGTTTAgagctgcattttatttttttaagcatgaCAGTCTATTGAACTCAGCTAAAGCCTACAAgttactttttgttgttgttttaaatAAACTTACAACAGACACACTGCAAATAACCCATTTCACAAATCACAGTTAATAGCAAACAACATCCTAGAGACGGTAACTTTATTTTTTCTCACTTTATTTCGGGAAAAAAGTGGCAACAATTCTCTCTATTTGATCATTCTTTGTAATGATGAATCATACATAGACCTAAATAAAAAACGCATTCTATAGAGACATTGATAGTTCAGAAAGCTATGCTGTAAATGAATACGATGTTTAGGTGCTCATTTAATATTTATCAACTTACTCGCTGGCTTATTGATATACTTTTTGAAACAATAAAAAACAGAcaattaactccccccccccttttaatatACAGCACGAACATCATACAAACGAACCTGCTTTCACTAAATGTATAAGGAgtggtttattttgttttaaaatgaCTAAAAAGAGCCTAAATAGTAAATTTGGTGATATATTAGCTGTCCTGATAAAACAATACTTCTATTTGATATTACAATAGCGTTTATATAGACAGGAGCTACTCCGTCACTTGCAGAGGGGAGATCACACCATTGCATTTCATTTCGATCTAGCTAATTGCTCGGGCTGCAAATCACCATAATTTGCTGATTTCTGCCTCTTGGTACTCTTTTGAATTTTGTCCCCAAGTTTAGCACGGTACCACTGCTGCTTCAGTTGCCAAACTACAGTAAAGACTTCAACGAACAACCAGACTGTGTTTACTAATTACTGCTGTATTACCAGTATGGGGCATAGTGTTTATTAGTTACTACTGTATTaccagtaggagggatagtgtttatTAGTTACTACTGTATTACCAGTAGGAGGGATACAGTATTTTATTGGTTTATTGCCCTGACAGTTAATCAAACAGCCGTTTAACAATTTGGCACTGGGTCACTAATTAACATTATCTATTgcaatattgatttcctttttatTTGTGGCATGCTACACCTGCTTCGTCCTTACAAATTAATCAATTAGCATGGTCTATAATTATATTACACTAATTATATCTCTGCATCCATGTTTTATTTCTGTATCTCGGCATACCCGCATGCACTATTGTTATACTACAATTATTTATTATCAGTGTATGGAGTACAGTCAAACATCATCACAGAGAAGTAGTAGAAGAAGTAGACAGTCATCTTTAGGTAGCTATGGTGTTGGAATCCATTCCACCTGAGTATTCTGCCAAGTTTATCCTGTAACAAAGTTAAGTGCTCGGGGACCCTATATAGGCAGTTCAGCAGTGTTTTGTATGAACACGTTAGTTCTGCACAGTAACAAAGTTAGAAGATGCTCCCTGCTATTGGTCTGTGTCCTCCATTCCTCAGCCGTATGATCATGCAATGCAGAGATGTCGCCAGCGTCCATAATTCACCCATCCAGACATCACaggatcactttttttttcagttgtacaATAGGCAACTCTAGCAATCTACAGCCAGCTACAGCGAGAGGTCATAATGCAGAATCACGTCTGTACTTGGAAAGAAAGCCATGCTTTTCTTGTAATATTCAGGCTTGGGAGACGTAGGCGATTTTCTTTTGTATTGCTGCAAACGCTTGACTTTTCAGAATAAAGTTTTATTAGTTCATTTTAGTGAGAAAAAATTGTTTACCTTTCTAAGGTAGGATATAACCAGGTATTGTTGGTTTACACTAAAGTCTATTTATTCATATAGGGAAATAAAGTgtgaagttttattttttttaatgctatgTAGGGTAGCAATACAGGGGGAATGCTTGTTTTTTTGCACCATTTTCTGTATAATGTGATGCTGATGTAAAAAATAGCTGAAgcagttgcccatagcaaccaatcacatcaCCTAAAAGACTGGGAGATGAACAATGGTCTTCTGCAGTGGGCAGCTCCAGTGTATTTTTTGGCAGTTTTTTTTGCCTCAGTGCTCATACATTAACCTCACTTGTTTGATGGATAAGGCATGGAAGTGGGTTTGTTCAGTTCAAGGTGCACAGCAGCCACTAGGCTACTTTCTTTCATTTTTTAGCTTGTACTAGAGAAAAGACATTTGGGATGTCAGTCATTGGTTGATATGGGTGACTGATTTTGTCTTGTTGCAGCATTTACATGAAGGCCTGTCTGATGTTATGGGTTTGATTCACCAAAGGTGTCATTTCAATTTTT from Hyperolius riggenbachi isolate aHypRig1 chromosome 2, aHypRig1.pri, whole genome shotgun sequence encodes the following:
- the POU3F3 gene encoding POU domain, class 3, transcription factor 3 yields the protein MATAASNPYLPSNSILSPGSIVHSDSGGGGGMQPGSAAVTSVSGGYRGDPTVKMVQSDFMQGAMAASNGGHMLSHAHQWVTALPHAAAAAAAAAAAAAEAGSPWSSSPVGMTGSPQHPQQQQDVKGGAGRDELHPGAALHHRPPHLGPHQGHQGGWGAAAASHIQSMAGGAQQQQQQQQQQQQALLYSQSGAFTVNGMLSPPPGSQSLVHPGLVRGDTPELGDHPGHHHHHHHQQQHQQHHQQQQQQQLHGVNSHDPHSDEDTPTSDDLEQFAKQFKQRRIKLGFTQADVGLALGTLYGNVFSQTTICRFEALQLSFKNMCKLKPLLNKWLEEADSSTGSPTSIDKIAAQGRKRKKRTSIEVSVKGALESHFLKCPKPSAQEITSLADSLQLEKEVVRVWFCNRRQKEKRMTPPGIQQQTPDDVYSQVGNVGADTPPPHHGMQTSVQ